The sequence CCTGGATCGGGGCCTCGACCGCGGCCTGGCCTGGTGCTCCGAGGGCGGGCGTTCCCTCCGGTAAGCGCGGGGGCGCGGCGGCGGCCCGGGCGCGGCCCGCCAGTCCCAGCACCGCGGCGGCCCCGGCCCCGGTGGCCAGCACTCTGCGCCGGGTCGGACGTATCGCGGCGGGCGGCGTCCGCGGATCGACGCCGTTGTCGGTCTCGGGCATGCGGGGCTCCTCACGAGGGGATCGGGGCGAGGTGGGGGCGGGGCGAGGTGGGGCGGGGCGGATCGGCCCCGGTCAGGTCAGGTCACGTCACGTCGTGGACGCGCAGCACCTCGGTGATGCCGCGCGTGGCCAGATGGGCGGGATCCGAGGCGCGCTCCGCGAGGACCACCGCGGGGCGCACCCCCTGGGCCGTCAGCGAGGCCCACGCCTCGAAGAAGGCCCCGCCCGGGGCGCACACCGAACGCCCCGGAGCCCGCGCGGCCCCACCGACGACCTCGCCCCCGTCCCCGCCGATGTCCACGACGAGCGCGGTGGACCGTGGGGCCGGGCGGTGCGCGCGTCCCCGCCACCGCGCGGTGATCCGGGCGATGGCGGCGCCGGCCGGTTTGATCCGGCGGTCGTTGGTGAGCAGGCCGAGGCCGTACTCCAACTCCGGGAAGTCCGCGAGCTCCCGGGACACGTCGTGCGAGCACCACCAGGTCACGCCCCACAGGTCCGGGCAGTCCAAGGCGTTCGCGACGGTGGCCTCGGTGAAGCGCGCCGCGTGCTCGGGCGGGATCAGCGGCGCCGGGGCGCCGACCTCCTGGAGCCACACCGGGCGGTGCGGGTCCAGGGCCCAGGCCTTGGACAGCTCGATCAGGTACGCGGCATGCTGCTCGGTCGCCGTCCCGCTCCGGCCGTGGCGCTGCGCGGTGCCGTTGAACACCCAGGAGTGCACGGCCGTGACCCGGCCCAGCCGGGCCGCCTGGGCCGCGGTGAAGGGGTGCCCGTCCTGGTACCAGGCGGCGTCGTACTCGGCGTGCAGGTGCAGCCGCCCCGGGGCGCCCTCCTCGCAGGCGGCGAGCATCCGCTCCAGCCAGCGGCCGGCCTGGTCCGGGGTGATCCGGTCCGGGTCGGGGTGCGGGGCGCCGGAGAACTGGTTGATCTCGTTGCCGACCGTCATGCCCAGGAAATTCGGCCGGTCGGCGAGGGCCGCGGCCAGCGTGCGCAGGTACTCCTGCTGCCCGGCGACCACCTCTGGGTCGGTGAAGATGCTGCGCCGATGCCAGGTCCGGGTCCAGGCGGGCAGGAAGTCGAAGCTCGACAAGTGCCCCTGCAGACCGTCCACGTTGACGTCGAGCCCGCGCTCGGCGGCCGCGTCGGCGAGGGCGACGAGCTGCTCGACCGCGCGCGGCCGGATCAGCGTCCGGTTCGGCTGGAAGAGCGGCCACAGGGGGAAGACGCGGATGTGGTCGAGCCCGAGGGCCGCGATCGAGTCGAGGTCGGCCCGCACCTCGTCGAGATCGAAGTCCAGCCAGTGGTGGAACCAACCGCGGGACGGCGTGTAGTTGGCGCCGAAGCGGAGCACGTCATCGGGCACGGGGCGTCCTGGAGTTCTGGAGTACGCGCGTACTCGACGAATTCACCGGATGCGCCACAACCTGCCGGTGCGGATGAGGAAAGTCAACAGGGCGACCGGTCGCCCCACGGGCGTGTACTTATGCGCTTCAGCTCAGTTGACACAAGGGTTGCGTGCCGAAGACCCTGAGGAAACTAATGCGCTTTAGTTGCGCCTGATGACGTGGGGGCGGGCGGAAATGGACAGCGGCATTTCGGTCACGTCGACCACCGATCCGGCGCCCGCGCGTCCCGCCCGCGGACACCGCCGGCGGTCGGTCGGGTCGGCGGTGCGCGAAGCTCCGTAGGCGTGGCGGATCGTGGATCGTCATAAAAGCGTCCTGTCGGGGCAGGATCGCGTACGGTCCGGCCGTCGACATCCGTATTCCGCCATCCGTATTCCGCCACGCGTGAGCGCACCCGAAGGACGAATGAGGCAGTCCATGGCCCGCAGACCCACGATCAAGGACATAGCCCGGCAGGCCGGCGTCTCGGAGAGCGCCGTCTCCTTCGCGCTCAACGGTCGGCCGGGCGTTTCGCAGGACACCAGGGCCCGGATCCGCCGCGTCGCCGAGGAGCTCGGCTGGCAGCCCAACAGCGCGGCCCGGGCCCTGTCCGGCGAACGCTCCGGAGCCGTCGGCCTGGTCCTCGCCCGGCCCGCCCACACGCTCGGCGTCGAGTCCTTCTTCCTCCAACTCGTCTCCGGCATCCAGGAGGTCCTGGCCGCCGCCCGGACCGCCCTGCTCTTCCAGGTCGTCGAGGACATCGACGCCGAGTGCGCGGTCTACCGCCGCTGGTGGGCCGAGCGCCGGGTCGACGGCGTCCTCGTCGTCGACCCGCGGACGAGCGACCCGAGACCGGCGCTCCTGGAGGCACTGGGGCTGCCCGCGGTCACCATCGGCGAGGCCCTGCCCCAGGAGGACGAGGGCGGGGGCGGAATCGATCCGGCCGCTGCCGGCGCCACGGCCGCGCCCACAGCCCGACCTGCGGTCCTGTCCTCGGTCCGGGCCGACGACGCCGGCGCCATGGCCCAGGTCCTGGAGTACCTCCACGGGCTCGGCCACCGCCGGATCGTGCACGTCGCCGGGCTCCCCGACCTCGC comes from Streptomyces virginiae and encodes:
- a CDS encoding glycoside hydrolase 5 family protein, giving the protein MPDDVLRFGANYTPSRGWFHHWLDFDLDEVRADLDSIAALGLDHIRVFPLWPLFQPNRTLIRPRAVEQLVALADAAAERGLDVNVDGLQGHLSSFDFLPAWTRTWHRRSIFTDPEVVAGQQEYLRTLAAALADRPNFLGMTVGNEINQFSGAPHPDPDRITPDQAGRWLERMLAACEEGAPGRLHLHAEYDAAWYQDGHPFTAAQAARLGRVTAVHSWVFNGTAQRHGRSGTATEQHAAYLIELSKAWALDPHRPVWLQEVGAPAPLIPPEHAARFTEATVANALDCPDLWGVTWWCSHDVSRELADFPELEYGLGLLTNDRRIKPAGAAIARITARWRGRAHRPAPRSTALVVDIGGDGGEVVGGAARAPGRSVCAPGGAFFEAWASLTAQGVRPAVVLAERASDPAHLATRGITEVLRVHDVT
- a CDS encoding LacI family DNA-binding transcriptional regulator, with product MARRPTIKDIARQAGVSESAVSFALNGRPGVSQDTRARIRRVAEELGWQPNSAARALSGERSGAVGLVLARPAHTLGVESFFLQLVSGIQEVLAAARTALLFQVVEDIDAECAVYRRWWAERRVDGVLVVDPRTSDPRPALLEALGLPAVTIGEALPQEDEGGGGIDPAAAGATAAPTARPAVLSSVRADDAGAMAQVLEYLHGLGHRRIVHVAGLPDLAHTVRRMESLRTEAARRGLGPDQVRSVLTDYSDTEGAAATRRVLAEPEPPTALVYDNDVMAVAGSAVAAELGIPVPGRLSIVAWDDSALCRVTHPRLTALVRDTAGFGRLAAGELLAVLAGDPPGVRISERPRLEPRESTAPPPAHT